The following proteins are co-located in the Mus caroli chromosome 7, CAROLI_EIJ_v1.1, whole genome shotgun sequence genome:
- the LOC110298757 gene encoding zinc finger protein 239-like, which yields MELAAPEVTRENLDGAKLLENPTSKFPGAPRSPLDRETALHERPLLARPEQPAPVERMLDQQYLCRSGSGPKEETFVKTSDPAVPKAFKCRDCGLAVPSLSDLIHHQSSHGCDRPYSCPECDKSFRRGSDLVKHYRVHTGEKPYPCPECGRCFSLSSNLTKHRRSHSGLRPHKCMECGEAFGRSADLAKHQRVHTGEKPYACAECGKTFRVSSNLIQHQRTHTGEKPYRCGLCGKSFSLSSNLLQHQRCHTGEKPYFCAWCGDSFGRSSYLLEHQRSHTGEKPYNCCECGKNFTNSSNCLRHQRTHNGEPPFRCLECGRGFSEITMFTEHQRIHLSK from the coding sequence ATGGAACTTGCGGCTCCAGAAGTGACCAGGGAGAATCTAGATGGGGCTAAGCTGCTGGAGAACCCGACGTCAAAATTCCCGGGAGCCCCCAGGTCGCCCCTGGATCGCGAGACAGCGCTACATGAGCGCCCCCTCCTGGCGCGGCCGGAACAACCAGCCCCCGTGGAAAGAATGCTGGACCAGCAGTACTTATGTAGGTCAGGCTCTGGCCCCAAGGAAGAAACCTTTGTCAAGACCAGTGATCCTGCAGTCCCCAAAGCTTTCAAGTGTAGGGATTGTGGGCTGGCCGTACCCAGTCTCTCTGACCTCATTCACCATCAAAGCAGCCATGGGTGTGACCGACCTTACAGCTGTCCAGAGTGTGACAAAAGCTTCCGGCGTGGCTCAGATCTGGTTAAGCATTACCGAGTTCACACTGGTGAAAAACCATACCCCTGCCCAGAATGTGGCCGTTGCTTCAGCCTCAGCTCCAATCTCACTAAACACCGTCGTTCTCACTCGGGTCTCCGGCCGCACAAGTGCATGGAGTGCGGAGAGGCCTTTGGTCGCAGTGCAGACCTAGCAAAACACCAGCGGGTGCACACTGGGGAAAAGCCCTATGCTTGTGCTGAGTGTGGAAAGACTTTCAGGGTTAGCTCCAACCTGATCCAGCACCAGCGAACTCACACTGGTGAGAAACCCTACCGCTGTGGCCTCTGTGGCAAGAGTTTCAGCCTGAGCTCTAACCTTTTACAGCACCAGCGCTGTCACACAGGCGAGAAACCCTACTTCTGTGCCTGGTGCGGAGACAGCTTTGGGCGAAGTTCCTATCTGCTAGAACACCAGCGTTCACACACGGGTGAGAAGCCCTACAATTGCTGTGAGTGTGGCAAGAACTTCACCAATAGCTCAAACTGCCTACGGCACCAGCGCACTCACAATGGAGAACCGCCCTTCAGGTGTCTTGAATGTGGTCGTGGCTTTAGTGAGATCACCATGTTCACTGAACACCAGCGCATCCACTTGAGCAAATGA